Part of the Clostridium sporogenes genome, AGGATGCAAAGAAAAATTAAGAAAACAGTACAGGAAAAAGGTATTGGAACAAAGGCACAACAGGCTTTAAAACTTGATCATGAAAATAAAAAAATAGAAAGAAAGATTAAGTTAAAGGAAAATCGTGAAAATAAAAAAGAACTTAAATTTCAAAAAAGACAGGAAAAGAAAGCTAAAAAGAAAAAGGGACATTAATATAGAAATGACATATGTTATAAAAAATATTTATAAAACGAAATATCTACTTAAAGTAGTTCAAATATTTTAATTTTAGAAGTATTTAAATTAGGGATTTTTTAGCACTTATTAGCACTTATATGAATGGGGATGAAAAAATGGTTATAGAAGTTAATAAAAGTATTTTTGATGGTCTTACTGAAACAGAGAAAACAGTAGTTAATTATATTAATTCTAATGAAAGCAAAATACCTAATATGTCTATAGTAGATGTAGCAGAAAAATCTTTTACTTCCCCAGCAACGGTTTCTAGAACTATTAAAAAATGCGGATTAGAAGGTTTTTCAGAATTAAGATACAAAATTTCAGCTAAAAATGATTATAATCATGATTCTAAAAAGGTAAATGAAATATTAGGGAAATCTTTAATAGAAGTAACAAAGACTATAGAAAATATTTCTGTAGAAAATGTATTGAAAACTGTTAGGCTAATAAAAGAGGCAAAGCGTATATATATTTTAGCTAGAGGTCTTACAGAACTTGTAGCTCAAGAGTTTAATTTAAAGTTAGAATTATTAGGATATAATACATTTTTAATAGTAGATCCTAATATTATGAGAAAGATATGTAAAACTTTAAATAAAGAGGAACTGGTAATAGTCTTTTCACTAAAAATAGGCTCTCCTGAAATAGTAGAGTCAGCAGAAAGTGCAATTAAAACTGGAGCAAAATTAATCACTTGCTGTTGTGTTAAAAATAGTAAATTAGAAAATTTATCAGATATTACATTGATAGGCCATAAACAGTCTAGAACGGCTATTAAAGAATTTGAAGTTACTTCAAGGTTACCCTTGTTTATAATATCAAGAGCTATTATAGATTATCTAATAATTTAAAAGCTGTATGAAAAGAGATTTTTTAATATTGAAAATCTCTTTTTTATATTTTCACAATTATTTTACATAGCTCTAATATAGACAAATACAGGAGTTCATTGTATATTTACATAAAAAAACATATATAAACTATGAAAACATTTTCTCTATATATTAGATAAAATAAAAGTATAAATAAAATATAAACGGAGGACAAAATAATGAGAAGAATTTTATCTACTAGAGAAATGTTAAAAAAAGCTCAAGCAGGAGCATATGCTATACCAGCATTTAATATTCATAATTTAGAAACATTACAGGTTGTGGTAGAAACTGCAGCAGAATTAAAATCTCCAGTTATTATAGCAGGAACACCATCAACAATTAGCGATTATGCAGGACCGGATTATATAGCTGCTATGGCAGAAGTTGCGGCAGAAAAATATGATATTCCAATAGCAATTCATTTAGATCACTTTGAAAATGTGGAGGAAATTAAGAAGGATATCGATATTGGATTTAAATCCTGTATGATTGATGCATCTAAAAAACCCTTTGAAGAAAATATAAAAACTGTTAAAGAAGTAGTAGAATATGCTCATAAGTATGATGTAACTGTAGAAGCAGAACTTGGTAAATTAGGTGGAAAAGAAGATGATTTAGTAGTAAGTGAAAAGGATGCTATGTATACAAATCCAGATGATGCTGTAGAATTTGTAAATAGAACCGGGGTGGATTCTTTAGCAGTAGCTATAGGAACAGCTCATGGATTATATAAGGGAGAAGCAAAACTTGATTTTGATAGATTAAAAGAAATTAGAGAAAAAGTTAGTGTACCTTTAGTATTGCATGGGGCTTCAGATGTACCAGATGAATTAGTTAAGAAAGCCATATCTCTTGGAATTTGTAAAGTAAATGTGGCTACAGATTTAAAAATACCATTTTCAGATGCTGTAAAAAATTACTTTAATGAAAATCCAAAGGCTAATGATCCAAGAAAATATATGACACCAGGAAAAGAAGCCATGAGAGAAGTAGTAAGACATAAAATAATGGTTTGTGGAAGTAATGGACAAGCTTAGACCTAGAGGAGATGAGGATATGATTTATACATTAACTACTAATCCAGCTATAGATATGAATTGTTCTTCCAGTAGTAATGAACCTTTTAAGGTAAATAGAACTACTAATTTATCCTATTCACCTAACGGCAAAGGAGTAAATGTATCACTAGTTTTAAACCATTATTCTATAGAAAGTAAAGCCCTTGGATTTTTCGGAGGATTTACAGGAAAGTATATTGTAGAGGAACTAGATAAGAAAAATATACTTACAAAAGCTTTTTGGATAGAAGAAAATACAAGGATAAATGTATTTATAGATACAGAAGACAATAAAGAATTTAAATATGTAAATAAAGGTCCCTTAGTTTCAAGGGAAACACAAAAGGACTTATTAAAATATTTATCATTAAATTTAAAAAAAGATGATTATTTAATAATAAGTGGAAGTCTTCCTCAAAGTATTGAAGAGGATTACTACAATAAAATTTTAGATATATGTATGGAAAATAATGTTCAAGTTATATTAGACATAAGCTCTAAAAAATTAAAAGAATTATTAAAATATAAACCTTTATTAATTAAACCTAATGATGAAGAAGTTGAGGCTATATTTGGACTTAGTTTAAAAGATGAAGAGGATATAAAAGAGGCATTAAAATATATTTATAAGTTAGGTGCAAAAAATATACTTTTAACCTTAGGAGAAAAGGGAATGTATTTTTACAATGGAGACAAAGTTTATTATTGCAATGCACCAAAGATTAAACTTTTAAGTTCTGCCTGTGCAGGGGATGCATCCTTAGCAGCATTTTTAAGTGAATGGTTATTTGAATCTAATATAGAAAAGGCACTTAAAAAGGCATCCGCTACCGGTGCAAATGTTGCTGAATCTAGTGCGTTAGGAACTTTTAGTAAAGTATCAGAGTATATACAAAAAATAGATGTTAAGGAGGTAATGTAAATGAGAAAGATTATTGCTGTTACGGGATGTCCTACAGGAATAGCTCATACATTTATGGCAGAAGAAGCATTAAAGAAGGCAGCCAAAGAATTAGGAGTAGATATAAAAGTAGAAACTAATGGTGCTGTTGGAGTAGAAAATGAATTAACAGATAAGGATATAGAAGAAGCAGTTGGAGTAATAGTTGCATCAGATAAAGATGTTAGAGCTGATAGATTTACAGGAAAAGCAACTATAGAAACTTCAGTAGCAGATGGGATTCGCAAACCTAAAGAATTAATTCAAGCGGTATTAGATGGAAAGGCTCCTATAAAAGGAGGAGCAGCTAAAAAGATTATAAAGAAAAGTTCAGAAGAAGTTCCATGTAAAAAATCTGTAACTAGAGATATCTATAAACACTTAATGAATGGTGTATCTCATATGTTACCTTTCGTTGTAGCAGGTGGTGTACTTATAGCTATATCTTTTTTATGGGGAATATATTCTTTTGATCCAAAATCAACACAATATAATCCTATAGCGGCTATGATTAAGGGAATAGGTGGAGAAGCATTTGCAATAATAGTTCCAATATTTACAGCTTATATTGCAGATTCCATTTCTGGAAGACCAGGTATGGTAGCCGGATTTGTTGGTGGACTTATAGCAAATACTACAGGATCAGGATTTTTAGGTGGTATCATTGCAGGTTTCTTTGCAGGATATTTGATGCTTTATTTTAAAAAACTACTTTCAGGATTACCAAAACAATTTGAAGGTTTAAAATCAATATTTATATTGCCAATAATCGGAATATTGGTAACAGGTGTACTAATGACATTATTAGGTGAACCGGTAGCAGCTTTAAACAAGGGTATTATGGCATGGCTTGCATCACTTGAGCAAGCAAATCCAATTTTATTAGGAATAATTATAGGTTGTATGTCTGCCTTTGACTTTGGAGGACCAGTAAATAAAGCCGCTTACCTAACAGGTACAATGCTACTTGCACAAGGAAATTATTATTTCATGGCTGGTGTTTCAGCAGCTTGTATAACACCACCACTTGTAATCGCTTTAGCAACAACATTCTTTAAAAATAGATTTGATGAAGAAGAAAGAGCAGC contains:
- a CDS encoding MurR/RpiR family transcriptional regulator, with amino-acid sequence MVIEVNKSIFDGLTETEKTVVNYINSNESKIPNMSIVDVAEKSFTSPATVSRTIKKCGLEGFSELRYKISAKNDYNHDSKKVNEILGKSLIEVTKTIENISVENVLKTVRLIKEAKRIYILARGLTELVAQEFNLKLELLGYNTFLIVDPNIMRKICKTLNKEELVIVFSLKIGSPEIVESAESAIKTGAKLITCCCVKNSKLENLSDITLIGHKQSRTAIKEFEVTSRLPLFIISRAIIDYLII
- a CDS encoding tagatose bisphosphate family class II aldolase; translated protein: MRRILSTREMLKKAQAGAYAIPAFNIHNLETLQVVVETAAELKSPVIIAGTPSTISDYAGPDYIAAMAEVAAEKYDIPIAIHLDHFENVEEIKKDIDIGFKSCMIDASKKPFEENIKTVKEVVEYAHKYDVTVEAELGKLGGKEDDLVVSEKDAMYTNPDDAVEFVNRTGVDSLAVAIGTAHGLYKGEAKLDFDRLKEIREKVSVPLVLHGASDVPDELVKKAISLGICKVNVATDLKIPFSDAVKNYFNENPKANDPRKYMTPGKEAMREVVRHKIMVCGSNGQA
- the pfkB gene encoding 1-phosphofructokinase gives rise to the protein MIYTLTTNPAIDMNCSSSSNEPFKVNRTTNLSYSPNGKGVNVSLVLNHYSIESKALGFFGGFTGKYIVEELDKKNILTKAFWIEENTRINVFIDTEDNKEFKYVNKGPLVSRETQKDLLKYLSLNLKKDDYLIISGSLPQSIEEDYYNKILDICMENNVQVILDISSKKLKELLKYKPLLIKPNDEEVEAIFGLSLKDEEDIKEALKYIYKLGAKNILLTLGEKGMYFYNGDKVYYCNAPKIKLLSSACAGDASLAAFLSEWLFESNIEKALKKASATGANVAESSALGTFSKVSEYIQKIDVKEVM
- a CDS encoding PTS fructose transporter subunit IIC; this encodes MRKIIAVTGCPTGIAHTFMAEEALKKAAKELGVDIKVETNGAVGVENELTDKDIEEAVGVIVASDKDVRADRFTGKATIETSVADGIRKPKELIQAVLDGKAPIKGGAAKKIIKKSSEEVPCKKSVTRDIYKHLMNGVSHMLPFVVAGGVLIAISFLWGIYSFDPKSTQYNPIAAMIKGIGGEAFAIIVPIFTAYIADSISGRPGMVAGFVGGLIANTTGSGFLGGIIAGFFAGYLMLYFKKLLSGLPKQFEGLKSIFILPIIGILVTGVLMTLLGEPVAALNKGIMAWLASLEQANPILLGIIIGCMSAFDFGGPVNKAAYLTGTMLLAQGNYYFMAGVSAACITPPLVIALATTFFKNRFDEEERAAGLVNYILGCTHITEGAIPFAAKDPLRVIPILMVGSSVSSVLTYLMKIQVPAPHGGFLILPLVSKPLLWVGAILVGSTVGAILYGIYRGHTQKKAQ